The following is a genomic window from Alkaliphilus sp. B6464.
GAAAGCATATTGCATGGTACTTAAAAGGTTTAAAGGGAACAGCAAGCCTAAGAAATAAGATTAATACAATTGGAACTAAAGTTGAAATGGAAAATGTTTTAATAGAATATTTGAATAGTGAAGGAATAGAAGTTTAAAATAGCATAACCTTCTGACAAAGGGCAATAATAGAAATATATTTTTTCTTGTCCAGGAGGTATTAAAGTGAAGAGAGTAGTTAGTATAAGTATCGGAAGCTCTAAAAGAGATCATTATGTGGAAACTGAAATAATGGGAGAAAAGTTTATTATTGAGCGTATTGGTACTGATGGTAGTATAGAAAAGGCAATTGATTTAATAAAAAGCATAGATGGTAAAGTTGATGCTATAGGAATGGGTGGTATTGATTTATATTTATGGGCAGGTAGGCGTTCGTATATTATTAAAGGAGCACTACCACTTAAGGAAGCAGCTAAGATTACCCCAATAGTTGATGGATCAGGATTAAAAAACACATTAGAAAAAAATGTTATTTATTATTTGCAACAAAATGAATACATTAATTTTAAAGAGAAAAGAGTACTAATCACTAGTGCGATGGATCGTTTTGGTATGGCTGATAGTTTAGAATGTTGTGGGTCTAATTTAACCGTAGGAGATTTAATATTTGCTCTTGGTATAAATATTCCTATACATTCATTAAAAAACCTACATAGAATAGCAGCGATAGTAGCGCCGGTTGCTTGTCGGCTTCCATTCCATATTTTATATCCAACAGGTGATAAGCAAAATAAAAGTATTTCAAATAAGTTTACTACATATTTTGATAGAGCTGAAGTTGTAGCAGGAGATTTTCATTATATTAAAAGATTTATGCCTATTAATATGAATGATAAAATAATAATTACGAACACAGTTACAAAAGAAGATGTAGGGCTTTTAAAAGATAGAGGAGCAAAACTGCTTATTACTACTACACCAGAATTTGAAGGTAGATCTTTTGGTACTAATGTAATAGAGGGAGTAATAGTTGCTATGCTTAGAGCGCAAGGGAAAGAAGGGACATTAAACGAATATGAGGAACTTTTGAGTAAACTTGACTTAAAACCTAGAATAGAATATTTAAATAAGAGTCAAGGAGTTATATAGCATTATGAAGGGTTTGTTTTCCCTTGACATTTAATAGTGACTATTCTATAATATGTACAATATATTTATCAGAATAATTAGCCCATAAAAAGGGGCTAAACTATTTTTTAAAGTTATTAGATGAATATTAATTCTTATAGATGCATATTAATTAAATTTTTCATCGAAAAAGGATAAAATTACTACATATATAAAAGTATAAAATGGTTATAAGAACATATATTATGAACTAATATCATAAGAATAAATATTAAATATATATTTTTAAATTTAGATCAATTAAGGATGAGGAGAGAGAGATTATGATGGCAGATAGAGAAGTTGTTTTAACAGCTCAGGGGTTAAAAAAGTTAGAGGACGAACTAGAATTACTTAAAACTGTAAGAAGAAAAGAAATAGCTGAAAGAATAAAGCAAGCAATTGCTTTCGGAGATATAAGTGAAAACTCTGAATATGATGAAGCTAAAAATGAACAAGCACAAGTAGAGGATAGAATAAATAGACTTGAAACCATGCTTCGTAAGGCGATTATAATAGACGAAGAAGATATTAATACAGATGTTGTTAGCATAGGTGCAACTGTACAAGTAAAGGACTTAGAATTTGATGAAGTAGTTGAGTATATGATAGTTGGGTCAACTGAAGCAGATCCGTATGAACTTAAAATATCTAATGAATCCCCTGTAGGTAAGACTTTATTAGGATCTAAAGTTGGGGATGTTGTAGAGGTGCAAATTCCAGACGGAATTACCAAGTACGAGATATTAAAAATTACAAGATAGTTTGGGGGAAACACTAGTGATGAATGAAGAACAAAATTTGAATGAGCTTTTGAAAATACGTATAGATAAGTTAAAGCATTTACAAGAAATAGGAAAAGATCCCTTCAAAATTGAAAAAGTTTATGTTACTCATTATAGTGAACAAATAAAAGAAGAATTTGAACAACTTGAAGGTCAAAATGTAACAATTGCTGGTCGTATAATGACCAAACGCGGTCATGGTAAAGCTAGCTTTGTTAATATTCAGGACAAAGATGGTCAAATACAGGCATACATTAGAGAAGATAGAATTGGAGAAGAAGATTATAATCTCTTTGTTACCTATGATTTAGGAGATATTATAGAGATAAATGGTGAAGTTTTCAGAACCAATAAAGGTGAAATTTCTGTAAAGGCTGGTCAAATTCGTCTATTAACGAAATC
Proteins encoded in this region:
- a CDS encoding quinate 5-dehydrogenase; its protein translation is MKRVVSISIGSSKRDHYVETEIMGEKFIIERIGTDGSIEKAIDLIKSIDGKVDAIGMGGIDLYLWAGRRSYIIKGALPLKEAAKITPIVDGSGLKNTLEKNVIYYLQQNEYINFKEKRVLITSAMDRFGMADSLECCGSNLTVGDLIFALGINIPIHSLKNLHRIAAIVAPVACRLPFHILYPTGDKQNKSISNKFTTYFDRAEVVAGDFHYIKRFMPINMNDKIIITNTVTKEDVGLLKDRGAKLLITTTPEFEGRSFGTNVIEGVIVAMLRAQGKEGTLNEYEELLSKLDLKPRIEYLNKSQGVI
- the greA gene encoding transcription elongation factor GreA, coding for MMADREVVLTAQGLKKLEDELELLKTVRRKEIAERIKQAIAFGDISENSEYDEAKNEQAQVEDRINRLETMLRKAIIIDEEDINTDVVSIGATVQVKDLEFDEVVEYMIVGSTEADPYELKISNESPVGKTLLGSKVGDVVEVQIPDGITKYEILKITR